From the genome of Eucalyptus grandis isolate ANBG69807.140 chromosome 2, ASM1654582v1, whole genome shotgun sequence, one region includes:
- the LOC104434214 gene encoding bidirectional sugar transporter SWEET10-like yields MATHHVPTAAFAFGLLGNVVSFITFLAPLPTFYGIYKRKSTQGFQAIPYVVSLLSAMLLLYYGLLKKDTLLITINGIGCVIETAYVAAYLIYASKNDRMLTLKQFLSMNILGYGAVLSTTFFLSKDAKRERIIGWICMTFSLGVFAAPLCIMRKVIKTRSVEFMPITLSIFLTLSAIVWFFYGFLLKDFFIAVPNVLGFALGGVQMVLYAIYKKNTKKVAAEPNLQQQELTEEIIDVVKLSAAMCQEFNPVLAAQLKDVLKDIAGEDEQIIEMPSKTIKA; encoded by the exons ATGGCCACACACCACGTACCCACAGCGGCTTTTGCTTTTGGCCTTTTGG GCAATGTCGTTTCCTTCATAACCTTTCTTGCTCCTCT GCCCACTTTCTATGGAATTTACAAGAGAAAATCGACGCAAGGGTTTCAAGCAATCCCATACGTGGTGTCGCTCTTGAGTGCAATGCTTCTGTTGTACTACGGACTACTTAAGAAGGATACTCTCCTCATCACCATCAATGGAATTGGCTGTGTTATCGAGACTGCTTATGTGGCTGCTTACCTCATCTATGCCTCGAAGAATGATAGG ATGTTGACCTTGAAGCAATTCCTGAGCATGAACATATTGGGGTATGGTGCGGTACTCTCCACCACTTTCTTCCTATCAAAAGATGCAAAACGCGAACGGATTATTGGATGGATCTGCATGACATTCTCTCTAGGCGTATTTGCTGCTCCACTTTGCATCATG AGAAAAGTCATAAAAACCAGGAGTGTGGAGTTCATGCCAATAACTCTATCGATCTTCCTCACACTGAGTGCAATTGTGTGGTTCTTCTATGGCTTTCTCCTTAAAGACTTCTTCATTGCT GTGCCAAACGTGTTGGGATTTGCATTGGGAGGGGTTCAGATGGTGCTTTACGCAATATACAAGAAGAACACAAAGAAAGTGGCAGCGGAGCCTAATTTGCAGCAGCAAGAATTAACGGAAGAGATCATTGATGTCGTGAAGCTAAGCGCAGCAATGTGTCAAGAATTTAACCCGGTGTTAGCTGCACAGTTGAAGGACGTCCTCAAAGATATTGCCGGCGAAGATGAACAAATCATCGAGATGCCTTCCAAAACAATCAAGGCATGA